The following coding sequences are from one Alkalibacter saccharofermentans DSM 14828 window:
- a CDS encoding ABC transporter ATP-binding protein translates to MIVKIENLVKRYGDLIALDHLNIEIEEGEIFGLLGPNGSGKTTAINCLLSLLKYDKGTIEVFGKEMTPSAYDIKRDIGIVMQNVAVFDELNVYENIDYFCGLYITDKNKRKELVEEAIEAVGLKDFVKFRPKKLSGGLLRRLNIACGIAHKPKLIILDEPTVAVDPQSRNNILEGIKKLNAQGATIIYTSHYMEEIEQLCSRLVILDKGKIIAAGTKEEVKSMISLGEKIVVETFNLSDEHLHMINEMPNVIDAELRDNVLTVRQKNGVSNLVNLMSFIADYDISYGKIYSELPTLNDVFLEITGKELRD, encoded by the coding sequence ATGATAGTTAAAATTGAAAACCTGGTAAAAAGATATGGAGACCTCATCGCTTTGGACCATTTGAATATTGAAATCGAAGAAGGAGAGATTTTCGGTTTATTGGGGCCAAACGGCTCCGGCAAGACGACTGCGATAAACTGCCTTTTGTCTCTTCTTAAATACGACAAGGGGACTATAGAGGTATTTGGCAAGGAGATGACTCCATCAGCCTACGACATAAAACGAGACATAGGAATCGTGATGCAAAACGTAGCGGTTTTTGATGAACTAAACGTCTATGAAAATATCGATTATTTTTGCGGCTTATATATAACGGATAAGAACAAGCGAAAAGAGCTGGTTGAAGAAGCGATCGAAGCTGTTGGGCTAAAAGACTTTGTCAAGTTCAGACCCAAAAAGCTCAGCGGCGGACTCCTAAGAAGGCTAAACATCGCTTGCGGAATAGCTCACAAGCCTAAGCTTATAATACTGGATGAGCCTACAGTAGCAGTAGATCCTCAAAGCAGGAACAACATCCTGGAAGGCATAAAAAAACTGAATGCTCAAGGCGCGACGATAATTTATACATCCCACTACATGGAGGAAATAGAGCAGCTTTGTTCAAGACTGGTCATATTAGATAAGGGAAAGATAATCGCTGCCGGAACCAAGGAAGAAGTAAAATCCATGATATCCCTTGGAGAAAAGATTGTGGTGGAAACCTTCAATTTAAGTGATGAACATCTGCATATGATAAATGAAATGCCAAACGTTATAGACGCAGAGCTTAGAGACAACGTGCTGACTGTCAGACAAAAAAATGGCGTCAGCAACCTGGTGAACCTGATGAGCTTCATTGCAGATTATGATATCAGCTACGGAAAGATATACTCAGAGCTGCCCACATTAAATGACGTATTCTTAGAAATAACCGGCAAGGAACTTAGAGATTAA